One segment of Fuscovulum ytuae DNA contains the following:
- a CDS encoding zinc-dependent alcohol dehydrogenase family protein, whose product MRATRLFAVNDIRTADVPVPKPGPGEVLIRVEACGICGTDRHLLHGEFPSKPPLTLGHEFAGIVVDCGEGVTLPEGARVTCDPNTWCGHCPACRRGRVNLCQNNVATGLGRDGGFAEFCAFPAHKAHLLPPDLDPLHGAFCEPLACTIHGIDIGAPMPGERVMILGGGVIGMLALQLCALAGAEVMLLTRQSAKQALGRRLGAVVTAGTEDEARKLWPKGADLVVECAGVSDTVEAAPRLTRDGGRVVILGVLPAGQKVQIEPFDLLFREVQFLSSFINPFTQDRAAAMIAQGKLQIAPLISRTLPLEEAAEAIANPARPGEIRAIVLPRG is encoded by the coding sequence ATGCGCGCCACCCGTCTTTTCGCCGTCAACGATATCCGCACCGCCGATGTGCCCGTGCCAAAGCCCGGCCCCGGCGAGGTGCTGATCCGGGTCGAGGCCTGCGGCATCTGTGGCACCGACCGCCATCTTCTGCATGGCGAGTTTCCGTCAAAACCGCCGCTCACTCTGGGCCATGAATTCGCAGGCATCGTCGTGGACTGCGGCGAAGGCGTGACACTTCCCGAAGGCGCGCGCGTGACCTGCGACCCGAACACATGGTGCGGCCATTGCCCGGCCTGCCGTCGCGGGCGGGTGAACCTGTGTCAGAACAACGTGGCCACGGGCCTTGGCCGTGACGGAGGCTTTGCCGAATTCTGCGCCTTCCCCGCGCATAAGGCGCATCTTCTGCCCCCCGACCTTGATCCGCTGCACGGGGCCTTTTGCGAACCGCTTGCCTGCACGATCCACGGCATCGATATCGGCGCGCCCATGCCCGGCGAACGGGTGATGATCCTTGGCGGTGGCGTCATCGGCATGCTCGCGCTGCAACTCTGCGCCTTGGCGGGGGCCGAGGTGATGCTGCTCACCCGCCAATCCGCGAAACAGGCGCTGGGGCGGCGGCTTGGCGCGGTGGTGACGGCCGGCACCGAAGATGAGGCGCGCAAGCTTTGGCCCAAAGGCGCCGATCTGGTGGTGGAATGCGCAGGCGTCAGCGACACGGTCGAGGCCGCACCCCGCCTGACGCGCGACGGCGGGCGCGTGGTGATCCTCGGTGTCCTCCCTGCCGGACAAAAGGTGCAGATCGAACCCTTCGACCTGCTTTTCCGCGAGGTGCAGTTCCTGTCCTCCTTCATCAACCCATTCACCCAAGACCGCGCGGCGGCGATGATCGCCCAAGGCAAATTGCAGATCGCCCCCCTGATCTCCCGCACGCTCCCGTTGGAAGAGGCCGCCGAGGCCATCGCCAACCCCGCCCGCCCCGGAGAGATTCGCGCCATCGTCCTGCCCCGTGGCTAG